The following coding sequences are from one Triticum dicoccoides isolate Atlit2015 ecotype Zavitan chromosome 4A, WEW_v2.0, whole genome shotgun sequence window:
- the LOC119289241 gene encoding uncharacterized protein LOC119289241, whose translation MWIVFFRSPTKEFEVVSAENLDVNECAQSPGSCHGSATCHNTVGGFHCSCPFVTSFAKETNSCANRFISQELSRAQSVARPHSPTHLSQSKRSSLPLPGESRSFFYLIQDDLFMIKTARKSEVEIYSSGDGFLALRGWSDAVVDNHPYLCWTWTKYTHVHAAFF comes from the exons ATGTGGATCGTTTTCTTTAGATCCCCAACTAAAGAGTTTGAAGTTGTTTCTGCAGAGAACCTAG ATGTCAATGAATGTGCGCAGAGTCCAGGCTCCTGCCATGGCTCTGCAACTTGCCACAACACAGTTGGAGGGTTCCATTGTTCATGCCCTTTTGTCACCAGTTTTGCTAAGGAAACAAACTCATGCGCCAATCGGTTTATAAGTCAG GAGTTGAGCAGGGCACAATCTGTGGCACGACCGCATTCTCCTACTCATTTGTCTCAAAGCAAAAGAAGCTCGCTGCCTTTGCCTGGAGAGAGCAGAAGTTTCTTTTATCTAATCCAAGATGATCTATTCATGATTAAAACAGCGAGGAAATCAGAAGTCGAG ATCTACTCATCGGGAGATGGATTCCTTGCATTGAGAGGCTG GTCTGACGCTGTTGTTGATAATCATCCATACCTATGCTGGACGTGGACGAAGTACACACATGTACACGCAGCTTTTTTTTGA